One window from the genome of Schistocerca piceifrons isolate TAMUIC-IGC-003096 chromosome 8, iqSchPice1.1, whole genome shotgun sequence encodes:
- the LOC124711428 gene encoding UDP-N-acetylhexosamine pyrophosphorylase-like, which produces MQDLTKIKEELSSYGQGHILQFWDELSDAERTELLTHLQEIDIPVAIECFKKTLAEDQAKLDDRMQPVPAELYGSVLRTSPCDLQKFEDEGFRQISAGKVGVLLLAGGHGTRLGVPYPKGMHDVGLPSHKSLYQIQAERIRRLQKLAFDRTGVYNHIIWYIMTSEATMQPTLDYFDRNNYFGLKRENVVMFEQGFLPSFTFQGKIIMDKKYKLSMSPDGNGGLYRALKDNKILEDMERRGIMYLNAHGVDNILIKVADPIFIGYCVLKGAECGAKVVEKAFPEEPVGVVCQVDGRYQVVEYSEITLKTAQQRNADGNLTFRAGNICNHFFTTQFLRKVAFDHETNLQLHVAKKKIPFVDSQGNSCKPEKPNGIKMEKFIFDVFQFTDKFVIWEVEREREFSAIKNSDAAQKDTPTTARNDLLALHCSYIKNAGGKILYNTGDKPICEISPLLSYAGEALEEVVANKEFTSPCHLRSPDECNSDSVTVQQNNYC; this is translated from the coding sequence ATGCAGGACCTGACAAAAATTAAGGAAGAACTCTCCAGCTACGGTCAGGGGCATATCCTACAGTTTTGGGATGAACTGTCAGATGCGGAAAGGACCGAACTTTTGACACACTTGCAAGAAATTGACATTCCAGTGGCAATAGAATGTTTCAAAAAAACTTTAGCAGAAGATCAAGCAAAATTAGACGATCGAATGCAGCCAGTACCGGCAGAATTATACGGCAGCGTTCTTAGAACAAGTCCTTGTGATCTTCAGAAGTTCGAGGACGAAGGTTTCCGGCAGATATCTGCTGGTAAGGTCGGTGTTTTGCTTTTAGCAGGTGGTCATGGCACCAGGCTAGGTGTGCCTTACCCAAAAGGCATGCACGACGTAGGGCTGCCATCTCATAAATCGTTGTACCAGATTCAGGCTGAAAGGATACGGAGGCTGCAGAAGCTTGCATTTGACAGAACTGGTGTGTACAATCACATTATATGGTATATTATGACAAGTGAAGCTACAATGCAGCCTACTCTGGATTACTTTGACAGAAATAACTATTTTGggttgaagagagagaatgttgtCATGTTCGAACAAGGTTTCCTTCCAAGCTTCACATTTCAAGGGAAAATAATCATGGACAAGAAATATAAACTATCAATGTCACCAGACGGAAATGGAGGACTTTACCGTGCACTGAAAGATAACAAAATACTAGAGGATATGGAGAGAAGGGGTATTATGTACCTTAATGCTCATGGTGTGGATAACATCTTAATTAAAGTAGCAGATCCTATTTTCATTGGCTACTGTGTACTGAAGGGTGCAGAATGTGGTGCAAAAGTAGTGGAAAAAGCATTTCCAGAAGAACCTGTAGGTGTTGTTTGTCAGGTGGATGGACGTTATCAGGTTGTTGAATATAGTGAAATAACATTAAAGACAGCACAACAGAGAAATGCTGATGGTAACTTAACATTCAGAGCAGGTAATATTTGCAATCACTTCTTCACAACCCAGTTTCTTCGTAAAGTTGCATTTGATcatgaaactaacttacagttaCATGTTGCAAAGAAAAAGATTCCATTTGTTGATTCACAGGGAAATTCCTGCAAGCCAGAAAAGCCAAATGgtataaaaatggagaaatttaTCTTTGATGTGTTTCAGTTTACTGACAAATTTGTAATATGGGAGGTGGAGCGAGAGAGAGAATTCAGTGCTATCAAAAATTCAGATGCTGCTCAGAAGGATACTCCTACAACAGCGCGTAATGATCTTCTTGCCCTTCATTGTTCATATATTAAAAATGCAGGTGGTAAAATTTTATATAATACAGGTGACAAGCCCATATGTGAAATTTCGCCCCTTCTGTCATATGCTGGTGAGGCATTAGAAGAGGTTGTAGCCAACAAAGAATTTACATCTCCATGTCATTTGCGCTCTCCTGATGAATGTAACTCGGACTCTGTCACTGTGCAACAAAATAATTATTGCTGA